The following are encoded in a window of Brevibacillus sp. DP1.3A genomic DNA:
- a CDS encoding helix-turn-helix domain-containing protein, which yields MSQDFSGEHMCPKYECAMNVLGKRWTGLIIHVLLRGTVRFKDIREMVPHMSDKMLSERLKELEELEILERKVYPEIPVRIEYELTKKGKALRPVIDSIHEWGQNWM from the coding sequence ATGAGTCAAGATTTTTCAGGCGAACACATGTGTCCAAAATATGAATGTGCAATGAACGTCCTTGGAAAACGCTGGACCGGCCTGATTATTCATGTGTTGCTACGCGGGACTGTACGATTCAAAGATATCCGCGAAATGGTTCCACATATGAGCGATAAAATGCTCTCTGAAAGACTGAAGGAGCTGGAGGAGCTCGAGATTTTGGAGCGCAAAGTGTACCCGGAGATTCCGGTTCGCATTGAATACGAATTGACCAAAAAAGGAAAAGCCCTACGTCCTGTTATTGATTCCATTCACGAATGGGGCCAAAATTGGATGTAG